A region of Allocoleopsis franciscana PCC 7113 DNA encodes the following proteins:
- a CDS encoding Uma2 family endonuclease, translated as MIASPQHPYFTADEYLQLEEESPVKHEYIDGQIYAMAGASDPHVTIAGNLFALLHSHVRGSGCRVYISDMKARIESLNRFYYPDVMVTCDSRDQETPTYKRFPTLIVEVLSDSTEAFDRGDKFADYQELHSLREYVLINTKRQRVEVFRRNDEGLWVLQSYTPEQTSFRLDSIDFEGTLDALYEDVVFG; from the coding sequence ATGATCGCTTCCCCCCAACACCCCTACTTTACCGCCGACGAATACCTCCAACTGGAGGAAGAAAGCCCCGTCAAACACGAATACATCGACGGACAAATTTACGCGATGGCGGGAGCCAGCGACCCCCACGTTACCATTGCTGGAAACCTCTTTGCCCTCCTCCACAGTCACGTCCGAGGTTCTGGGTGCCGTGTCTACATCTCTGATATGAAAGCCCGAATTGAATCTCTCAATCGATTCTACTACCCCGATGTGATGGTCACTTGTGACTCCCGCGACCAAGAAACCCCCACCTATAAGCGATTTCCCACTCTGATTGTTGAAGTTTTATCCGACTCCACCGAAGCCTTCGACCGAGGTGATAAGTTTGCCGACTACCAAGAACTCCATAGCCTGCGCGAGTACGTCTTAATTAACACCAAACGCCAGCGCGTTGAAGTCTTCCGTCGCAACGATGAGGGGCTTTGGGTGTTGCAGTCCTACACGCCGGAACAGACCTCATTTCGTCTTGACAGTATTGATTTTGAGGGAACCTTAGATGCGCTTTACGAAGACGTAGTGTTTGGATAA
- a CDS encoding aminotransferase class V-fold PLP-dependent enzyme: MLPRLNVYPRLQLHISFSDLAASLLSFLSVSNREQNIREIQSFGKSDKEVLVTLSVRTSLALMLQSLNLPPGSEVLMSAVNIRDMVEVVKRHGLVPVPVDISLDKLTPSLPLLESLISQKSRVFLVAHLFGSIINLEPYAQLCKKHNLLLVEDCAQAFTGSKYYGYEEADVSFFSFGPIKSCTALGGAVTLIRDKTLAEKMQSLEEKYPCKSEFWFFKRVLKYLGLKLFSIPGIYAQLLAFLRLLDCDLDGVINSLTRGFTQGDILAKIRYRPPNQMLSLLNRRLKNCNTQWFERRELKARNFLSQLAPEILCPGHKAEYHSFWVVPILVSNPELLMANLRKQGFDATRGNTSLACIKDLRSHDTLSAFSPLNGECLIEQVLYLPVSESLPEQELESLAKQVNDFYLASRLSQAQPRATDLIIKTPIQ, translated from the coding sequence ATGTTACCAAGGCTAAACGTTTATCCCAGACTACAGCTCCATATTAGCTTCAGCGATCTCGCCGCAAGCTTGTTATCTTTCCTTTCCGTCTCAAATCGAGAACAAAATATCCGAGAAATTCAATCCTTTGGGAAAAGTGACAAAGAAGTATTGGTAACTCTCTCGGTTAGAACATCTCTCGCTCTGATGTTGCAGTCACTCAACCTCCCACCTGGGTCGGAAGTTTTAATGAGTGCGGTTAATATTCGGGACATGGTTGAAGTGGTGAAACGGCATGGATTGGTTCCGGTTCCGGTTGATATTTCTTTAGATAAACTAACTCCTTCCCTTCCGTTACTAGAAAGTCTTATTTCCCAAAAAAGCCGCGTGTTTTTAGTCGCTCACTTATTTGGCTCCATTATTAATTTAGAACCCTACGCTCAACTGTGTAAAAAACACAACCTTCTGCTGGTAGAAGACTGTGCCCAAGCGTTTACTGGCTCTAAATATTACGGATATGAGGAGGCAGATGTGAGTTTTTTCAGTTTTGGCCCCATCAAATCTTGTACGGCGCTGGGAGGAGCGGTTACTCTGATTCGCGACAAAACATTAGCTGAAAAAATGCAAAGTCTGGAGGAGAAATATCCCTGTAAGAGTGAGTTTTGGTTCTTCAAACGGGTTCTGAAGTATCTTGGGTTGAAGTTATTTTCAATTCCTGGAATTTATGCCCAGCTTCTAGCTTTTCTCAGGTTACTCGATTGCGACCTGGATGGGGTGATTAATTCTCTGACACGTGGTTTTACGCAGGGTGATATTCTTGCCAAAATTAGGTATCGTCCGCCAAACCAGATGTTATCTCTGTTGAATCGAAGATTGAAAAATTGCAACACCCAATGGTTTGAACGGCGAGAGTTGAAGGCGCGGAATTTTTTATCACAGCTTGCGCCTGAGATACTTTGCCCTGGTCACAAAGCTGAATACCATTCGTTTTGGGTTGTTCCTATACTCGTGTCTAATCCAGAATTGCTGATGGCAAATCTCAGAAAACAGGGGTTTGATGCTACCAGGGGAAATACGAGTTTAGCCTGTATCAAGGATTTGCGATCGCACGACACACTCTCAGCTTTTAGTCCCCTCAATGGAGAATGCCTGATCGAACAGGTTCTTTACCTTCCTGTGAGCGAATCCTTGCCGGAGCAGGAACTTGAATCTCTTGCCAAACAGGTTAATGACTTCTATCTGGCTTCTCGATTGAGTCAAGCACAACCAAGAGCAACCGACCTCATTATTAAGACACCTATCCAATAA
- a CDS encoding ABC transporter ATP-binding protein gives MATTQIPQLRVEQVSLVTALGGQYLLNNISFEVATGSRICIIGPSGAGKTSLLRLLNRLSEFSSGAIYLENQDIRTIPVLQLRRQVMLVSQEHKLLGMTVQQALVYPLRLQQLPQRQIQERLDAYRDLLHIPVDWLERTELQLSVGQRQLVAIARALIVQPKILLLDEPTSALDAGLASHVLGVLADLAAKDNLSILMVNHQLDIAQFFCRRLLYLQNGQLLQDTPSEQIDWKQLRETLVQAEAQAAQEWL, from the coding sequence TTGGCAACAACACAGATTCCCCAATTGCGTGTAGAGCAAGTCAGTCTTGTTACAGCATTGGGTGGTCAATATTTACTGAATAATATTTCGTTTGAGGTGGCTACGGGTTCGCGCATCTGTATTATCGGGCCATCGGGGGCTGGGAAAACTTCGCTGCTGCGACTCTTAAACCGCCTGAGTGAGTTCAGTAGTGGAGCAATTTATCTAGAAAACCAGGATATTCGGACAATTCCTGTCCTCCAGTTACGACGACAGGTGATGCTGGTTTCTCAAGAACACAAACTCCTCGGCATGACGGTTCAGCAGGCGTTAGTTTACCCTTTGAGGTTGCAACAACTACCTCAACGACAGATTCAGGAACGCCTAGACGCTTATCGGGACTTACTCCATATCCCGGTTGACTGGTTAGAGCGAACAGAGTTACAACTTTCTGTAGGACAACGGCAGCTCGTTGCGATCGCTCGTGCCTTAATCGTCCAGCCTAAAATTCTCCTCCTTGATGAGCCAACCTCTGCCCTCGATGCGGGTCTTGCCTCTCACGTTCTCGGTGTCTTAGCGGACTTGGCGGCTAAGGATAACCTGTCAATTTTGATGGTCAATCATCAGCTAGATATAGCTCAGTTTTTTTGTCGCCGACTGTTGTATTTACAGAATGGTCAACTGCTTCAAGACACCCCATCTGAGCAAATTGACTGGAAACAGTTACGAGAAACTTTAGTGCAAGCGGAAGCTCAAGCGGCTCAAGAGTGGCTCTGA